The Ptychodera flava strain L36383 chromosome 7, AS_Pfla_20210202, whole genome shotgun sequence DNA window AACACCTTGTATACAACTAGTAGTACTGCGAGCACCAGGGAATGAGGACTATGGTTTGAAGACTCTGTCAATCGTATACAAAAGAAAAACTGAAAGTTGAACAGATCTACTGTATATAGCGTAAACTGTACAGATAAACGTAAGGAATATACATATAGAAAGATGTTGTAATTAAAACGAGTAATAAATTGCTAAACAGTACAAACCACCATTTTAATGATATATATGCTTTTATATTGCATTTTCCACAACAAAGAGCAGCCAATACACACTAAATACACTTTGGAGGAAGAGAAAAGTTGACAAGAGAAAGGGCACGCCATGGATAGTACTATAACTTTCATATCAAAAACAGCGCGtacacatttcttttcaaactgAACACTCATTCTTTTGACTCGTTGTTGATAATTTGTCGAGCTTGGTCAGCTAAGGCTGCCTTGTCAAtcttttatgaatttattttgGGAAATTCCTTAAACACCAGAATATAATCCGGTTGATGATCTTGATGAACCCGACTACGACAAAAATGTCTCAGATCTTCGGTAGAAGCCGTCTCACCCTCTTTCAGGATGACGCATGCGCAGATGTCTTCGTTCAATCTTTCATCTGGCAGAGGGACAACCGAGCTTACCACGACACCCGGATGCTGGATGAGAGCAACTTCTATTTCCACGGGGTATATCTTCTTACTGTGTCGTACGATGACGTCAGTTTTTCTGCCCATGACGCGACAATACCCCGACTCATCCATCACACCAACATCACCACTGCAAAACCAACCATCGGGCTTCTTTACTTCTCGTGTTTTCTCGTCATCTCCGAGATAATAGATGAAAGTAAAGAAGGACCTGAACCACATCTCTCCACAAATACCAACTGGTAGAACATGTCCTTGTTCGTTCACAATTTTCACTTCACAACCAGCGCTAGGATAGCCATCTTTGCTGGTTGTTATGGCTAATGGAGAGGCCGGGTTTTGTCGTAGGATTCCTAGGGTTTCTGTTGAACCGTAAGCACGGAACACTTTAGCGTCAAAAACTTCAGCTGCAGTGGTGAGGAGGCTGTCTGGCATCATGCTTCCTCCTGTCAAAATTGCTTGAAGGGCTGGAAGCTGTACAGCATTTGCTTTCACATAACTGATGGCGTCATACAACATATGCGGCCAGAAAAACAACGCTGTAATTTGCTCCTCCTGCAAACACCTGATGATGTCAGGGACTCGCCATCGCAGAGGGCCAATGATATATGTTTTACCAATAACTGCAGCGCCAAGCAGAGGCCATTCTGAGCCACTGCAATGTACAAATGGTGACATGCAAAACACTCTATTACAGTCGTTGACATATGAAGAAGCAGCTCTTGATCTCAGACGATTGTGATGGGTATGTACCACAGCTTTTGGAAAGCCTGTGCTACCAGACGTAAAGAATATGTTACTGACGTCATCATAATCCACAGCCTCCATCCTCTCACGGAGTTTCTCCTCCCCGACGCTCTCACCTAATTCCAGGATTTCTGACATTTGATACATTCCATTTTTTGCCTGTTTTTCTAGGTTGATTACGGTGTGAAAGCTTGTGTATTCACTGCTTGATATTTTTCCCGGCGAACTTTCCATCAACTCGGGAATGACGTCAGCAATCACGGAAAATAAATCTCTCGTTGATAATCCCATCACAAGACCAGAGCACTGCGTCTTATGCAAGACATGCTCAACCTGCCCTTTGGAGATTCCTGTTTGCAGATGTACCAAAACCAGCCCTATTTTAAGTGCAGCAAAGTGAACAATAACCCATTCTAGATGGTTGTCACTCCAAATACCCAGTCGGTCACCGTGATTGAAAcccagagctatcaacccagacGCAAACTTGTCTATCTTCTTCTTCAATTCGCCATACGTTATTCTTACATTATCATCGGGAAATACGAACGCCTCTCTGTCGGGATATTTATCTGCAGTACGGTCAAATATCTGACCAATCGGAAGTCCGTCTAATCTGACGGTGTTTGCATTGTAGCAATAGCTCTTCGTTAACTTTAAACCCTGCATGGTTTGCCTTCCTTGAATGTCTGAAATACAAGTAAAGCAAGTTTATGATATCTGGCAGTTTGTATTCCTACGTTTAATATAAATCTGTCACCAGAAAGCCTTAGGGAAAAATATACAATCAAATGATAAATTCTAGCCAAATGCAAAGGTCTTGAATCGTAAAATATACTTTACCTTGACAAACATCTTTTACTTATACAATATATACCTTGTAATCTTGCCATCATTTTTCaattattgttatatagttttttcacacttaataTGTCATTCACCTAAGACATCATAAGTCATTGCATGATTGAACAGCGCACACGGTTTGTCCTACCACTTACACAAACCTTCGATTCATTCATGAATATTAACACCACGATGATGTCATACATCCCTGAAGATGATTCAGACCGAGGTTTCAGTGGGATGaacaaacattcaaaattgaGGATATCATACTATCCGAAAATCACCGTGAGATTAATTTCCATATCGTACTTGGAGTGAGGGGTCTGATTTTACACTTAAAATATAACATAAATAAAAAGCGGAAAGTGTGCGGTAACATTGTTTTCGAACACCTTAACGTGCAAGTCGCTGTATAAAGTAATGAGTGAAAAGTCAGGTATCTTATATCAAATGAACGTTAATTAAGACTCAAGTGGGATTGCTTCGCTCAATGTAGGAACGAGAATCACGTGAGCTTTTAGCCTATCAGCTCATCCTGTATTAAAACCGATTTTATTATCAAAGGTCATGTAGGGTCAACCACCTCACCTGATGCATCCAGATACTTTAGACATGCGTAACAAAGCTCAAACTtggtgaaataaataatttcagcAGAATATCAGTGGTGATACGTATCAGGTTGTGAAGCCCTTGAAGCTGAATACATAACGACATAAAAGAATTGCTTGAATTGTGTTGATTGCAGTACATTTCACTGTACTCAACGACGTAAGATTTTGCCATAAGATGATCATTTTTGTTCATAGTACTGGGTTCAAACTAGAGAGTAGTTCTTACAATGACCCTCCGTCttgacaaattttcattttacttggAATTTGCCCTTCCCTTATTTATTGCTGAACTGCAAGTACATACAATCTCTGCCAAGTCATAAATCTATGAACTTTGTTCCCGCGGAAATTGGTCATGGCAACCatgaaaatacgagtgacgttatgaccgtgtcaccacgagtcaaAAACGAGTGGCAACAATGTTATTACATACGTCACAAGTATTTTCCGAGGTAAACTGAGAACAATATCGGGgagaataatatacttatcacatgcagaagccaagaattcgttatatttttgcaaaatacagTACGTCTCCATAACGATTCCGCGTTTTTTTAATCTTTTGAACTACTTAGGAAAATATCAATTCGCCGTGagcgagttgtcaatcatttctagtCGTCACGTCGCGAGAGCGAGGAACACAACGATCACATTCGTGCATGGAGCAAGTGCTAGACgacctctcggtctacacgtacctGCCACAATTGCCTGAGCAATGTCACAGTAGACCCATTTCCCTGTAAGATTAAGTACGATTgtgcaaaatcaaaatttgggTAACACTACTTTAGCTCATAATTAACCGGTCAATCTTTGTACCGTTAGAAATAACATTGTACCATCGATTTGTGATacaaattgtttattgttttcttttgtggCTTAAAAGCAACGATATTTATTCATGAGGTCACGTTGCCATACTTTTTATGACTTCACGCTTTTTCTATGCGCCATTTAGGCCGTCTCGATAATTTTTTGCGCGTCTTTGACGACGTCGCGCGTCAATCAACATGGACCTTACAATACCCACAACAGCACCCTGAAAAAGGGGTTTGGAGGCGTAAAAGGCCTAGAAATGTTTATATATAATTTGGTCCAGAACCTAGTCTACTACTACTCATAGGCATAAACTTTACCGTAGACAAAGTTACCAAATTTTTCAAGATCAACAATCGAATGAATAACAACGGCGCAAACACGATGGTTTGCAATGATTACGGAACCCATGGTAATGGAACtggctgtggaaacgcagctagcTATCTGTGGCGGGGTAGTGTGTGTCTACGCGGGTTATCAAAAGGTCAAACCTCacggcggggttgaccttttgatgacccgcataccCCGTGGCGTCGTTGATATTTCTATGACCAGCATAGACGCACGCAACCCTGCTATAATCAGGTAATGGAACCAGCTTCGAGTCCGTTGTTGCAGCAAATTATTCATGTGATTTCATAATAACATATAGCCTATAGGCCTACTATAGGCGTTATTATTTTTCCtttcttcagatttttgtcatagtatatggaaatattgatttcattacaCATGGAGGCCGAGCGACAGCACTTGACCCCACCCCCTCGTTGCATTGGACAACTGCACTGTATGTCTACCGCATGAAAGTACTCTGTGTGTCGAAATCTCAGGCCGCGTTGGGGTCCATACGAATACGAACCCTCATATTGGCGAAAATCAATAACGCAGGGACTCAAAATTTGCCAACTgaatgtattttgtcagactctaataATCGTGactaattttatgaaatttcctCGTCAGACACATTTTGATCGTAGGAGGATATAAATACCGGCCACCATGTTGTTTCCATCGACTACCACATCGAAGGTCGACGCAAAAAaagtccgacgcaccaaaatcgATGAAATGGACGCGGGTTGCAGTGACACAGAACGACCAGAGTATAAATGCCGGTATTGTTTTGTTCAGAGACGAAAAACTTAGCCGGTACATCTGATGAAATCAACGATCTCTAAAGGTCAATATGAAGGGCGGTTGAAACCACAGTCACCCGTGGTCTATTcggctctgcgtctatgcgccccatagacgtgtgtaggCTATATGTGCATGCTCTTGTTCTCAGGCATATATACAAACGTCTATAGGGTGCATAGACGCAGAGCCGAATAGACCACTGGTGACTGTGTTGAAACTTTGCCGAGCATACATGTACCTACCAGAGATGGAGTTTGCTCAAAGCCTCGCTCTGAATGAACAGTGAAAGGGACAATGCAGCTGTGTCTTGCATGCAGCCTGCCATGCCTCGTTATAGGGATCGCTCGTGCCATGGCATGGCCCAGACAAGGAATGGTGGCGCCACCATAAACATATTTGTGAAATGCTTGATCATTTGTGTCACGTTGAAAGTGAAAGGCATCCATGGTAGGGATTTAACCCGGACCTCAAGTTATACCAAATAGCATCGCAGATACCtatgtagctgtggaaacgcagctatctgttggcggagTAGCGTGCGTCGCTTTGCAcacagtcccttggtgggctattcagctctgggactattcgcaccatagacgagtgtacagaagcgagaaacaaccctcacccccaggttttggcgaggtgtccgtcgaattcggccgaaaatcacacgaaacaagcgtttttgaatcagatagactatcaggtatgaaattttagaatgatagggaacgatcgacggttgcatgatagtcagtgaaatcagtgaaatcggacacggaatgtgacatggcgtggtttttatagccattctgtttccagacttgggttgtttctcgcttctgtacactcgtctatggggcgaatagtcccagagctgaatagcccaccaagggacTGTACTTTGCAGGTCGAAggtatccgtggcggggttgacctttgacccgcatagcgacgttCGCCActccgccaacagatagctgcgtttccataTCGATGCAACCTTATTGGCCCTAGGGCACCAAGAAGAAAGGGtctaaatattattgatgtgaaTTGTGACACACTGCTTGCTGCGCATGAACATTTTGGAGGTCACCTTTTCGTGGCACTGCAAATACTTTTGAAGGGCcactattttgaaaaacacctcCCTCCCTAATGTAACCTAGGCCTCGACATGAAGAATTCGTAAACACATGTTTCGCAGACCGCGACTTCATGCATATAGAACGCCACCGTTGAAGTCCTGGTGATATATCAGTGTGCA harbors:
- the LOC139136589 gene encoding putative acyl-CoA synthetase YngI; the protein is MQGLKLTKSYCYNANTVRLDGLPIGQIFDRTADKYPDREAFVFPDDNVRITYGELKKKIDKFASGLIALGFNHGDRLGIWSDNHLEWVIVHFAALKIGLVLVHLQTGISKGQVEHVLHKTQCSGLVMGLSTRDLFSVIADVIPELMESSPGKISSSEYTSFHTVINLEKQAKNGMYQMSEILELGESVGEEKLRERMEAVDYDDVSNIFFTSGSTGFPKAVVHTHHNRLRSRAASSYVNDCNRVFCMSPFVHCSGSEWPLLGAAVIGKTYIIGPLRWRVPDIIRCLQEEQITALFFWPHMLYDAISYVKANAVQLPALQAILTGGSMMPDSLLTTAAEVFDAKVFRAYGSTETLGILRQNPASPLAITTSKDGYPSAGCEVKIVNEQGHVLPVGICGEMWFRSFFTFIYYLGDDEKTREVKKPDGWFCSGDVGVMDESGYCRVMGRKTDVIVRHSKKIYPVEIEVALIQHPGVVVSSVVPLPDERLNEDICACVILKEGETASTEDLRHFCRSRVHQDHQPDYILVFKEFPKINS